Proteins from one Chaetodon auriga isolate fChaAug3 chromosome 19, fChaAug3.hap1, whole genome shotgun sequence genomic window:
- the hnrpkl gene encoding heterogeneous nuclear ribonucleoprotein K, like: MEVKIEEQDHDNAFSSTDTNGKRPAEDMDEEQAFKRSRNTDEMVELRVLLQSKNAGAVIGKGGKNIKALRTDYNASVSVPDSSGPERILSVNASIDTIGEILLKIIPTLEEYQHYSGIDFDSELRLLIHQSLAGGIIGVKGAKIKELRENTQTTIKLFQECCPHSTDRVVLVGGKPERVIECIKVILELVSEAPIKGRAQPYDPNFYDETYDYGGFTMLFEERGRRPIGGFPIRVRGGFERLPPVRGNRPLPPSRRDYDDLSPRRGPPPPLSRGGRGGSRARNLPLPPPPPPRGGGDRFSHSSYHGSMDDRPSDRRGRGDRYDSMSGGGYDNNSSWEHFQSGGRGSYSDIGGPVITTQVTIPKDLAGSIIGKGGQRIKQIRHESGASIKIDEPLEGSEDRIITITGTQDQIQNAQYLLQNSVRQFSGRFF, from the exons ATGGAGGTGAAAATTGAAGAGCAGGATCACGACAACGCATTCAGCAGCACCGACACTAATG GTAAACGCCCAGCTGAGGACATGGACGAGGAGCAGGCCTTCAAACGTTCTCGCAACACAGACGAGATGGTGGAGCTACGTGTGCTGCTTCAGAGCAAA AATGCCGGTGCCGTTATCGGAAAAGGTGGCAAGAACATAAAAGCCCTGCGCACAGAC TACAATGCCAGTGTATCAGTCCCAGACAGCAGTGGCCCAGAGCG GATCCTGAGTGTGAATGCCAGCATCGACACTATTGGAGAGATTCTGCTGAAAATCATACCTACTCTAGAGGAG taCCAGCATTACAGTGGGATTGATTTTGACAGTGAGCTTCGCCTGCTGATCCATCAGAGCTTGGCAGGGGGCATCATCGGGGTAAAAGGTGCCAAGATAAAGGAGCTGAGAGAG AACACACAGACCACCATCAAGCTGTTCCAGGAGTGCTGTCCACACTCCACCGACAGAGTCGTCTTGGTGGGAGGAAAGCCAGAACGTGTCATTGAATGTATAAAAGTGATCCTGGAGCTGGTGTCAGAG GCACCAATCAAAGGTCGCGCTCAGCCTTATGACCCTAATTTCTACGACGAGACGTACGACTATGGCGGTTTCACCATGTTATTtgaggagagaggcagacgaCCCATCGGCGGCTTCCCCATTCGTGTGCGTGGGGGCTTTGAGCGCTTGCCCCCCGTTCGTGGCAACAGACCCTTGCCTCCATCCAGAAGAGACTACGACGACTTGAGCCCCCGCCGGGGTCCTCCGCCGCCGCTGAGCAGAGGTGGACGAGGGGGCAGCCGAGCGCGAAACCTGCCTCTTcccccgccgccgccgccaagaggagg GGGAGACAGGTTCTCACACAGCAGCTATCATGGCAGCATGGACGACAGACCAAG TGACAGAAGAGGCCGAGGAGACCGCTACGACAGCATG AGCGGAGGCGGATATG ACAACAATTCTTCCTGGGAGCACTTTCAGTCTG GTGGCCGAGGCTCATACAGTGATATTGGAGGCCCAGTCATCACAACACAAGTCACCATCCCGAAAGAT ctggctggctccATCATCGGTAAGGGCGGCCAGAGGATCAAGCAGATCCGCCACGAGTCTGGGGCATCCATCAAGATTGATGAACCACTAGAGGGCTCTGAGGACCgcatcatcaccatcacagGAACACAGGACCAGATCCAGAACGCCCAGTACCTGCTGCAGAACAG CGTGCGGCAGTTCTCCGGTCGGTTCTtctga
- the ntrk2b gene encoding neurotrophic tyrosine kinase, receptor, type 2b produces MDSSAGEYGMARLGLFLVLMGLWRFSDACPASCTCSISRIVCIDSVPGIEDFPVLTLDDMENITEIYITNQNRLFDINDNSLRHYINLRNLTVMRTRLTSISSDAFYNNTRLQYVNLRDNNLSTLSWRTFQNFNSTYPLLLAGNPLDCVCENLWIKMRLLEEADGQDLKCTDDRGESKTFTTLTPPDCVVPKVEVTPKTVTEMQGGDVKAVCRASGSPLPEILWNLDMLSTHHEIDPSDTESSLTLSDLSPDDNGRVIICSAENMVGQTEATLQLNILFAPTIQQLLAPELDHHWCIPFSVTGNPKPELQWYHENLPLKEQDFIRTMIHLSTESEYHGCLQLVNPTHIHNGVYRLVAKNKYGRDEKKVSAQFIDPPYIDHTGVNTLFFQLHSVRQSPLPPLDDSVAVYVVVGIAGVALTGCVLMVIILKYGRNSKFGIKGSSSVISNDDDSASPLHHVSNGNNTPSSSEMGPDAVIIGMTKIPVIENPQYFRNSGSMLKSDTFVQHIKRHNIVLKRELGEGAFGKVFLAECYNLTPDQEKLHVAVKTLKEANESGRADFYREAELLTNLQHEHIVTFYGVCVESDPLIMVFEYMKHGDLNKFLRSHGPDAVLMADGQHSILVELTQSQMLHIAQQIAAGMVYLASQHFVHRDLATRNCLVGENLLVKIGDFGMSRDVYSTDYYRVGGHTMLPIRWMPPESIMYRRFTTESDVWSLGVVLWEIFTYGKQPWYQLSNNEVIECITQGRVLQRPRTCPKEVYDLMLGCWQREPYMRLNIKEIHSMLQSLAKASPVYLDILG; encoded by the exons ATGGACTCCAGCGCGGGGGAATATGGCATGGCTCGTCTTggattgtttttggttttgatggGGCTGTGGAGATTTAGCGATGCTTGCCCCGCATCCTGCACTTGCAGCATCTCAAGGATTGTTTGTATTGATTCTGTACCAGGGATCGAGGATTTCCCTGTCCTCACGTTAGATGACATGGAAAACATCACCGAGAT CTACATCACTAATCAAAACAGACTGTTTGACATCAATGACAACAGTCTGAGGCACTACATAAACCTCAGAAACCT AACAGTGATGAGGACAAGACTGACGTCTATCTCATCAGACGCATTTTACAACAATACAAGACTTCAATATGT AAATCTCAGAGACAATAACCTATCGACGCTGTCATGGAGAACATTTCAGAACTTTAACTCCACGTACCC gCTCCTCCTGGCCGGAAACCCTCTGGATTGTGTTTGTGAGAACTTGTGGATCAAAATGAGGCTCCTGGAAGAAGCCGATGGCCAAGACCTGAAATGCACAGACGACAGAGGGGAGTCAAAGACCTTCACCACGCTCACTCCACCAGACTGCG TGGTTCCCAAAGTGGAGGTCACCCCGAAAACCGTGACAGAGATGCAGGGGGGTGATGTGAAGGCTGTGTGCAGGGCCTCGGGCTCCCCTCTTCCTGAGATCCTGTGGAACCTTGATATGCTGTCTACCCACCACGAG ATTGATCCGTCGGATACGGAGAGCAGCCTCACCCTGTCAGACCTGTCTCCTGATGATAACGGCAGGGTGATCATATGCAGCGCCGAGAACATGGTCGGTCAGACGGAGGCCACCCTGCAGCTCAATATTCTCT TTGCCCCCaccatccagcagctgctggcgCCAGAGCTGGACCACCACTGGTGCATCCCCTTCAGCGTGACGGGGAACCCCAAGCCGGAGCTGCAGTGGTACCACGAGAACCTGCCCCTCAAGGAGCAGGACTTCATCCGCACCatgatccacctgtccaccgAGAGCGAGTACCACGGCTGCCTGCAGCTGGTCAACCCCACGCACATCCACAACGGCGTGTACAGGCTGGTGGCGAAGAACAAGTACGGCCGGGACGAGAAGAAGGTCTCAGCGCAGTTCATCGACCCGCCCTACATCGACCACACAGGTGTTAATACGCtcttttttcagcttcattcaGTGAGAC aatCGCCGCTCCCTCCTCTGGATGACAGCGTTGCA GTGTATGTAGTCGTGGGAATCGCAGGAGTTGCCTTAACTGGCTGCGTTCTGATGGTCATCATTCTGAAATATGGCAGAAACTCCAAGTTTGGTATTAAAG GCTCCTCCTCAGTCATCAGTAATGACGATGACTCTGCCAGCCCTCTTCATCACGTCTCCAATGGCAACAACACCCCGTCGTCCTCTGAGATGGGTCCAGACGCAGTGATCATTGGGATGACAAAGATTCCTGTCATTGAGAACCCACAGTACTTCCGTAACTCCGGCAGCATGCTGAAATCTGACACGT TTGTCCAGCACATCAAGAGACACAACATTGTGCTGAAGCGGGAGCTCGGAGAAGGAGCCTTTGGGAAGGTGTTTCTGGCCGAGTGCTACAACCTGACACCAGACCAGGAGAAGCTCCACGTGGCAGTCAAG ACTCTGAAGGAGGCCAACGAGAGCGGCCGAGCGGACTTCTACAGAGAGGCCGAGCTTCTCACCAACCTGCAGCACGAGCACATCGTCACCTTCTACGGGGTGTGTGTAGAGAGCGACCCGCTCATCATGGTGTTTGAATACATGAAACATGGTGACCTAAACAAGTTCCTCAG GTCCCATGGCCCTGATGCAGTGCTAATGGCAGACGGTCAACACAGTATCCTGGTGGAGCTCACCCAGTCCCAGATGCTGCACATTGCCCAACAGATTGCTGCTGGCATGGTCTACCTGGCCTCTCAGCACTTTGTGCACAGAGACTTGGCAACCAGGAACTGCCTGGTAGGAGAAAACCTGCTGGTCAAGATAGGAGACTTTGGCATGTCCAGAGACGTTTACAGCACAGACTACTACAGA GTGGGCGGTCACACGATGCTGCCAATCCGCTGGATGCCCCCAGAGAGCATCATGTACCGGCGGTTCACCACAGAGAGCGATGTGTGGAGCCTCGGCGTGGTGCTGTGGGAAATCTTCACCTACGGGAAGCAGCCCTGGTACCAGCTCTCCAACAATGAG GTGATCGAGTGCATCACCCAGGGCCGCGTGCTGCAGCGGCCCCGCACCTGTCCTAAAGAGGTGTACGACCTGATGCTGGGCTGCTGGCAGAGGGAGCCCTACATGAGGCTGAACATCAAGGAGATCCACAGCATGCTCCAGAGCCTGGCCAAGGCCTCGCCGGTGTACCTGGACATACTGGGCTGA